In Chitinophaga sp. HK235, a single window of DNA contains:
- a CDS encoding exo-alpha-sialidase produces the protein MFRFLSLLIGLVFCIHTAKCQKSWIKQKEELLFEAPPFKACHASSITAIAGGQLLVACFGGAYEGSKDVGIWAGVIGKDGKVIPKEIAIGKVSDTLRYPCWNPVLLQLKNRQLVLFYKVGPNPRDWWGMLKTSGDNGRSWSAAKKLPEHIVGPIKNKAVLLKDGTILCPSSTEAEDGRWRVQVEKTDITFRKWKTIPVDTAGTFDVIQPSILFYGKDTLQLLCRSKQGNVIQSWSYDNGNSWSALSRASLPNPNSGTDAVTLKDGRQLIVYNPDLPGKEWFNGRARLRVASSADGLHWEDIITLENGTNEEFSYPAIIQTEDGLVHITYTYDRKNIKHVVLREEVYAQP, from the coding sequence ATGTTTAGATTTTTATCGCTCCTGATTGGTTTGGTTTTTTGTATTCATACCGCGAAATGCCAGAAAAGTTGGATTAAGCAGAAAGAAGAACTTTTATTTGAGGCACCTCCGTTTAAGGCCTGTCATGCTTCTTCTATTACGGCCATCGCCGGAGGGCAATTGCTGGTAGCCTGTTTTGGGGGGGCATATGAGGGTAGTAAAGATGTAGGAATCTGGGCCGGGGTGATTGGGAAAGATGGGAAAGTGATTCCAAAGGAGATAGCCATTGGGAAAGTGAGTGATACCTTACGGTACCCTTGCTGGAATCCTGTGTTATTACAATTGAAAAACCGGCAGCTGGTACTTTTCTATAAGGTGGGGCCTAATCCCAGAGACTGGTGGGGGATGTTGAAAACCTCTGGTGATAATGGCCGGAGTTGGTCTGCAGCAAAAAAGTTACCGGAACATATCGTGGGGCCGATAAAAAATAAAGCCGTGCTGCTGAAAGATGGCACTATTCTTTGTCCTTCCAGTACAGAGGCCGAAGATGGCCGGTGGAGAGTACAGGTGGAGAAAACAGATATCACCTTTCGGAAATGGAAAACCATCCCGGTAGATACAGCGGGCACTTTTGATGTGATACAGCCGAGTATTCTTTTCTATGGAAAAGATACTTTACAGTTGTTATGCAGAAGTAAGCAGGGAAATGTAATACAGTCCTGGTCATATGATAATGGCAACAGCTGGTCTGCATTATCGCGCGCCAGTTTACCGAATCCAAATTCCGGCACCGATGCCGTTACCTTAAAAGATGGCCGGCAGCTGATTGTCTACAATCCTGATTTACCAGGTAAAGAATGGTTCAATGGTCGTGCCAGGCTGCGTGTAGCTTCCTCTGCAGATGGTCTTCACTGGGAAGATATCATAACCCTGGAAAACGGTACCAATGAGGAGTTCAGCTATCCCGCCATTATTCAGACCGAAGACGGATTGGTACATATTACTTATACTTATGACCGTAAAAATATTAAGCATGTAGTACTGCGGGAAGAAGTCTATGCTCAACCATGA
- a CDS encoding PadR family transcriptional regulator produces MNETFVANWKSQVKKGTLTFIILNILKGNEYYGYELIEQIKQHTDMEIAEGTLYPLMNRLKAENLVDSKWVEQETGIPRKYYCLTSMGAKTLAQMNEYWKNLERSIHKIIK; encoded by the coding sequence ATGAATGAAACCTTTGTAGCAAATTGGAAATCGCAGGTCAAAAAGGGAACATTGACTTTCATCATCCTGAATATCCTTAAAGGCAATGAATATTACGGCTATGAGCTTATTGAACAGATAAAGCAACATACTGATATGGAAATTGCCGAAGGAACACTTTATCCGTTGATGAACAGGTTAAAAGCTGAAAACCTGGTCGATTCAAAGTGGGTAGAACAGGAAACAGGCATCCCCCGGAAATATTATTGTCTGACCTCCATGGGAGCCAAAACCCTGGCTCAAATGAACGAATACTGGAAAAATCTGGAACGCTCCATCCATAAAATAATCAAATGA
- a CDS encoding serine hydrolase has product MLKRVIIAGLLTITANVSFSQNFNRQRLDSLFNILEEKDKYMGSIAISQNGQPLYTRAIGYSDIESSQKADTKTRYKIGSISKMFTASLILKAVEENKLSLDQTIDKYYPQIPNANKITITQLLRHRSGIHNFTDDKAYLTYNTQAKSEKEMMAIIAGAKSDFEPDTQSEYSNSNYVILSYILEKLYGKSYADILKTKITTPAGLTSTYSGGKTDLKKNESYSYKFNDKWTKETETDPSIPLGAGAIMSTPTDLTVFIEKLFAGKIVSERSLDSMKTIDGKYGMGMFKLPYFEKYCYGHTGGIDGFQSVLVYFPAEKLSVAITSNGLIYANNDILLCALSCYFNKPFDIPTFKTIALNPEALDQFSGNYASTQIPLKLQITKAGNKLYGQATGQSSFPLDAISANTFQFEKAGIVIEFNTEKKQLTLKQRGQVFLFTKE; this is encoded by the coding sequence ATGTTAAAAAGAGTAATTATCGCCGGCCTGTTGACTATAACAGCCAACGTTTCTTTTTCCCAAAATTTTAACCGCCAACGTTTAGACAGCCTGTTTAATATTCTGGAGGAAAAAGATAAATATATGGGTAGCATAGCTATTTCACAAAACGGCCAGCCACTATACACAAGAGCTATTGGATATAGTGATATTGAATCTTCCCAAAAAGCAGATACAAAAACCAGATACAAAATCGGGTCTATCTCCAAAATGTTTACCGCCTCACTTATACTGAAGGCAGTGGAAGAAAATAAATTATCATTGGATCAAACGATTGATAAGTACTATCCTCAAATCCCGAATGCAAATAAAATAACGATTACACAATTGCTCCGGCACAGAAGCGGTATTCATAACTTCACCGACGACAAGGCTTATCTGACATATAATACGCAGGCCAAATCAGAGAAAGAAATGATGGCGATCATTGCCGGCGCGAAAAGTGATTTTGAACCAGATACACAATCTGAATACAGCAATTCGAACTATGTTATTCTGTCTTATATCCTGGAGAAGCTCTATGGTAAATCTTATGCAGATATCCTAAAGACTAAAATCACCACACCAGCAGGTTTAACAAGTACTTATTCCGGAGGCAAAACCGATCTCAAAAAAAATGAGAGTTACTCCTACAAATTTAATGATAAATGGACTAAAGAAACAGAAACGGATCCGTCCATACCACTGGGAGCAGGAGCAATCATGTCAACTCCCACAGACTTAACCGTTTTCATTGAAAAACTTTTTGCCGGCAAAATCGTTTCAGAAAGATCATTGGATTCCATGAAAACCATCGACGGAAAGTATGGAATGGGAATGTTTAAACTTCCTTATTTCGAAAAGTACTGTTACGGACATACAGGAGGGATTGATGGGTTCCAATCAGTCTTGGTATATTTTCCCGCAGAGAAACTTTCCGTGGCCATCACTTCAAACGGATTGATATATGCAAACAACGATATACTTCTATGCGCATTAAGCTGCTATTTCAACAAGCCATTTGACATACCAACTTTTAAAACCATAGCGCTAAACCCTGAAGCACTAGATCAGTTTTCAGGCAACTACGCCAGTACCCAAATTCCTTTAAAACTCCAGATAACAAAGGCTGGAAACAAACTATATGGCCAGGCCACTGGACAATCATCCTTTCCGCTGGATGCAATATCTGCAAACACTTTTCAATTTGAAAAAGCGGGTATAGTCATTGAATTTAATACAGAAAAAAAGCAACTGACTTTAAAGCAGAGAGGACAAGTATTTCTGTTTACAAAAGAATAA
- a CDS encoding AsmA family protein: MRNAIINKVALKILKITSISLAAILALLFLLPILFPDAISSKIKTWANNSITGELNFSKARLSFFNHFPALTLTLYDVSLKGGAPFQQDTLVAGNEVALGVNLKSVFSDAITIDEIYLTNGKIHIMVDSTGHPNYNIYKAAPASTASKPDSGSASMKIERIQIDHCHLIYDDRSLPMYVQAKDVNYIGKGDLSKAVFDLYSRINIGSLDFNYNNTSYILSKKLNGELITKINTNSLDFIFERNDLKINELPVRFKGAFAFMKNGYKMDFRLSSMESSLHAIFGALPPEYLTWMQHTNVDGTADVNASLIGEYIAETNTMPDLTFNMQVRNGVISNPKAPAPIKNLFLNFQSRLARLNTDSLYLNVDSIFFNIDKDYFSSVIRVKGLKTPDIHIKLNTDLDLEKWSKAMGWQSFDLKGRLQAHMLADGPYATRIVNRGPKHHPDTVISSIPSFDLQASFRDGYFKLASLPEALKNISFQVAANCPDNNLAHTHFNIGNINANLLSNYIKGYFRFSNAQAPVIDAQLASVLQLSDIKQFYPMDSLDVTGALHVDINTKGSYVPAKRLFPVTTARLTMSDGTLQTKYYPKPIQKINVDATVTNTTGTLSSLNVDVKPVAFEFEGKPFLLKADLSNFDNLRYNITSNGTIDLGAIYKVFAIQGYDLKGFIKTNLALSGTQADAVAGRYNKLNNRGTMIVRDMVLNSAMFPLPFYISNGIFRFDQDKMWFDTFIATYGKSKLTMNGFLSNVIGYLTGKNQTLHGTFDFKSNDVFADELMTNSSPAATTTASKTTTPSGVIMLPSNLALTLNAAADRIRFKGMNIDSFHGQVVLDSGKVALNKTGFNIIGAPVEMDATYACIQPQRATFDYHITAKEFDIRRAYNEIKIFRDMASSAASASGIVGIDYHLSGKLDGNMNPVYPSLKGGGVLSVKKIKLKGFKLMNAVSQSTGKSEIKDPDVSKVDIKSTISNNIITIERTKLRVAGFRPRFEGQVSIDGKLNLKGRVGLPPFGILGIPFNVTGTQSNPKVKLRRGTDKDQLEETPDTEE, translated from the coding sequence ATGCGTAATGCCATCATTAATAAAGTTGCATTAAAAATATTAAAAATTACATCAATATCTCTGGCCGCAATTCTTGCGCTGTTATTCCTGCTTCCCATCCTTTTTCCAGATGCGATATCCAGCAAGATCAAGACCTGGGCCAACAACAGTATTACCGGTGAGCTCAATTTTTCCAAAGCCCGGTTATCCTTCTTTAACCACTTTCCTGCCCTAACGCTAACCCTATACGATGTTAGCCTGAAAGGCGGAGCCCCTTTCCAGCAGGACACCCTCGTGGCCGGCAATGAAGTGGCCCTGGGTGTAAACCTGAAAAGCGTATTTTCCGATGCCATCACCATCGATGAGATATATCTGACCAACGGGAAAATCCATATCATGGTTGATTCCACCGGACATCCGAATTATAACATCTATAAAGCGGCTCCTGCCAGCACTGCCAGTAAACCGGACAGCGGCAGCGCATCCATGAAGATAGAAAGGATACAAATTGATCATTGTCACCTTATCTACGATGATCGGTCACTCCCCATGTATGTGCAGGCGAAGGACGTAAATTATATAGGTAAGGGAGATCTCTCCAAAGCCGTCTTCGATCTCTACTCCAGAATCAATATCGGTTCCCTGGATTTCAACTATAACAATACTTCCTATATCCTATCCAAAAAACTAAACGGGGAACTGATCACAAAAATCAATACCAACTCCCTGGATTTTATCTTTGAAAGAAATGACCTGAAAATAAATGAACTGCCTGTAAGATTTAAAGGTGCTTTCGCCTTCATGAAGAATGGCTATAAAATGGACTTCCGGCTCAGCTCCATGGAATCAAGCCTGCATGCTATTTTCGGCGCCCTGCCTCCTGAATATCTTACCTGGATGCAACATACCAATGTAGATGGTACCGCGGATGTAAATGCCAGTTTAATAGGTGAATATATTGCTGAAACCAACACCATGCCTGACCTTACCTTTAATATGCAGGTACGCAATGGTGTTATCAGCAATCCCAAAGCACCGGCACCTATTAAAAATCTGTTCCTGAATTTTCAGTCCAGACTCGCCCGGCTGAATACCGATAGTTTATATCTTAATGTAGACTCCATCTTCTTTAATATTGATAAAGATTATTTCAGCTCTGTGATACGGGTAAAAGGACTTAAGACGCCGGATATCCATATCAAATTAAATACAGACCTGGACCTGGAAAAATGGAGCAAAGCCATGGGCTGGCAGTCCTTCGACCTCAAAGGTCGCCTGCAGGCGCATATGCTCGCTGACGGCCCATATGCCACCCGCATTGTGAACCGCGGCCCCAAACACCATCCGGATACAGTCATCAGCAGTATTCCTTCCTTCGATCTCCAGGCTAGCTTCCGCGATGGTTACTTCAAATTGGCATCCCTGCCGGAAGCACTTAAAAATATCAGCTTCCAGGTAGCCGCTAATTGCCCGGATAACAATCTGGCACATACGCACTTTAATATCGGCAATATCAACGCCAACCTGTTAAGCAACTACATCAAAGGGTACTTCCGCTTCAGTAATGCCCAGGCTCCTGTCATAGACGCACAACTGGCCTCTGTCCTGCAACTGAGCGATATCAAACAATTCTACCCTATGGATAGTCTTGATGTTACAGGCGCATTGCATGTTGATATTAATACCAAAGGCAGCTATGTACCGGCTAAAAGATTATTCCCGGTAACTACTGCCAGACTGACCATGAGTGATGGTACCCTGCAAACAAAATATTACCCTAAGCCCATTCAGAAAATCAATGTGGATGCCACCGTTACCAACACCACCGGCACACTCAGCTCCCTGAATGTAGATGTGAAGCCCGTAGCTTTTGAATTCGAAGGGAAACCATTTCTGTTGAAAGCAGATCTGAGTAATTTCGATAACCTCCGGTATAATATTACATCCAACGGTACAATTGATCTGGGTGCGATCTATAAAGTATTTGCCATACAAGGATATGACCTGAAAGGCTTCATCAAAACCAACCTGGCCCTCAGCGGAACCCAGGCTGATGCTGTTGCCGGACGCTATAATAAATTAAATAACCGGGGCACCATGATCGTCAGGGATATGGTGCTCAACTCGGCGATGTTTCCCCTGCCCTTTTATATCAGCAACGGTATATTCCGGTTCGATCAGGATAAAATGTGGTTTGATACCTTTATCGCCACCTATGGAAAATCGAAGCTCACCATGAATGGCTTTTTAAGCAACGTGATCGGTTATCTCACCGGAAAAAATCAAACCCTGCATGGTACCTTCGATTTTAAAAGTAATGATGTTTTCGCTGATGAACTGATGACCAATTCCAGTCCTGCAGCCACTACTACCGCAAGTAAAACCACTACCCCTTCCGGTGTGATTATGCTGCCTTCCAACCTGGCACTGACGCTCAATGCAGCAGCTGACAGAATCCGCTTCAAAGGCATGAACATTGATAGTTTCCATGGGCAAGTGGTGCTGGACAGCGGCAAAGTAGCGCTCAACAAAACCGGATTCAATATTATCGGCGCCCCCGTGGAAATGGATGCTACCTACGCCTGTATACAGCCACAAAGGGCCACCTTCGACTATCACATCACAGCAAAGGAATTTGATATCAGACGCGCTTATAATGAAATTAAAATCTTCCGTGATATGGCCAGTTCGGCTGCCAGCGCCAGCGGCATAGTAGGTATTGACTATCACCTCAGCGGTAAACTGGACGGCAATATGAACCCTGTCTACCCTTCTCTGAAAGGTGGTGGTGTACTGTCCGTTAAGAAAATTAAACTGAAAGGCTTCAAGCTGATGAATGCTGTAAGTCAGTCCACCGGCAAATCAGAAATAAAAGATCCGGATGTTTCCAAAGTGGACATTAAATCTACCATCAGCAACAATATTATTACCATAGAGAGAACCAAACTGCGTGTCGCTGGCTTTCGCCCCCGCTTCGAAGGGCAGGTGAGCATAGATGGTAAACTAAACCTGAAAGGCCGGGTAGGCCTGCCTCCGTTCGGTATTCTGGGTATACCCTTCAACGTTACCGGAACGCAGAGCAATCCAAAAGTAAAATTACGCAGAGGCACCGATAAGGATCAACTGGAAGAAACACCCGATACAGAAGAATAA
- a CDS encoding alpha/beta fold hydrolase: MLLHGLMTNGLCWTGLAHTLEKEYDVIMPDARGHGKSGVPDYGYQYEDHANDVAGLIKALRLSPPILLGHSMGGMTAAVVAGRKPNLLSGLVLADPTFLSPKVQREVRDSDVADQHRKVLNMSLEEIMAEARTRHPNRSSETIELFARARLQTSMGAFDVLTPPNPDYRQLVINIDIPSLLVFGDRGVVSSVVAEELQRLNARLQVEQIREAGHSLHMDQPERFATTVKNFLGSIDTMIEPSTHW; encoded by the coding sequence ATGCTGTTACATGGGTTAATGACTAATGGCTTGTGCTGGACAGGTTTGGCTCATACACTGGAGAAAGAATATGATGTAATTATGCCGGATGCCAGAGGACATGGCAAGTCCGGCGTACCTGACTACGGATACCAGTATGAAGATCATGCAAATGATGTCGCTGGTTTGATAAAAGCCCTGAGACTATCTCCTCCAATCCTGCTTGGACATTCAATGGGAGGAATGACTGCAGCCGTGGTGGCAGGCCGTAAGCCCAATCTGCTCTCTGGTCTGGTATTAGCTGATCCAACATTCCTGAGTCCAAAAGTTCAGCGGGAAGTTCGGGATAGTGACGTTGCTGATCAGCATCGGAAGGTGCTGAATATGTCATTGGAAGAAATAATGGCCGAAGCGCGGACCAGACATCCCAACCGGTCATCGGAGACCATTGAGCTATTCGCCCGGGCCCGACTTCAAACCAGCATGGGCGCTTTTGACGTTCTCACACCACCCAATCCCGATTACAGGCAGTTAGTGATTAACATTGACATTCCAAGCCTCCTCGTATTTGGTGACCGCGGTGTGGTTTCATCTGTTGTTGCTGAAGAGCTGCAACGGCTTAACGCCAGATTGCAGGTTGAACAAATCAGGGAAGCTGGTCACAGTCTCCACATGGACCAGCCAGAACGCTTTGCCACTACCGTCAAAAATTTCTTAGGCTCCATTGATACGATGATTGAACCATCAACGCACTGGTAG
- a CDS encoding Rrf2 family transcriptional regulator → MAIFSKTCEYAMRAVFYVAQRSHEGYKVGSKEIAEHINSPEPFLAKILQKLSREGLIQSAKGPNGGFYFDAASLNRPLADIVTAVDGNEIFIGCGLGLSYCSESNPCPLHEDFKKIRNRITRMLNNTTIGKFNMGLIKEKFTLNK, encoded by the coding sequence ATGGCTATCTTTTCTAAAACATGTGAGTATGCGATGCGCGCGGTTTTCTACGTCGCTCAGCGATCTCATGAAGGATACAAGGTGGGCAGTAAAGAAATTGCCGAACATATTAATTCTCCGGAGCCCTTCCTTGCCAAAATTCTTCAGAAACTCAGCCGGGAAGGACTGATCCAGTCTGCTAAGGGTCCTAATGGCGGCTTTTACTTTGATGCCGCTTCTCTGAACCGCCCGCTGGCTGATATTGTGACCGCCGTTGATGGCAATGAAATATTCATCGGATGCGGACTGGGCCTCTCCTATTGCTCCGAAAGCAATCCATGTCCCCTGCATGAAGATTTTAAGAAAATCAGAAACCGGATCACCCGCATGCTGAACAATACCACTATCGGGAAATTCAATATGGGCCTGATTAAAGAGAAATTTACCCTGAACAAATAG
- a CDS encoding HopJ type III effector protein, protein MGDQTGCGEVKIILTQSVTLILKILFCMNGQLITLIGKLKDNSILFKDVIEFIESQYQHQPTAFKNGDAYNEATQNQGSAKVFAFAQINSLSKEDTLYLFAEHYQSVLNNPNGNDHQNIRQFMAHGWSGVVFEGQALVQNEKNNQ, encoded by the coding sequence TTGGGTGATCAAACGGGATGTGGTGAGGTTAAAATCATACTCACTCAAAGCGTCACTTTAATCTTAAAAATATTATTCTGCATGAACGGGCAATTAATTACATTGATTGGAAAACTAAAGGACAATTCAATCCTGTTTAAGGATGTGATTGAATTTATAGAAAGTCAGTATCAGCACCAACCAACAGCCTTCAAAAATGGGGATGCTTATAATGAGGCAACACAAAATCAGGGTAGTGCCAAAGTTTTTGCTTTCGCCCAAATAAATAGTCTTTCCAAAGAAGATACACTTTACTTATTTGCAGAACACTATCAGTCGGTATTAAATAATCCCAATGGAAATGACCACCAAAACATCCGGCAGTTTATGGCTCATGGATGGTCAGGTGTGGTATTCGAAGGTCAGGCACTGGTGCAGAACGAAAAAAATAACCAATGA
- a CDS encoding Crp/Fnr family transcriptional regulator, protein MYDQLVDYIKSRITVSEQELEVILSYFKPVKLKKNELLLTHGQTSQRTFFVGTGCLRIFFITEEGQDATRYFAFEGQFATALVSFITSEPSEEFMQAVEDSEVFYITHKDFYHLLEVIPQWEKFYRSYLEIAYVTNTRRLMSFLTLDAKEKYRLLLEENPNIVRRLSNKMVASYLNISQETLSRLKSKI, encoded by the coding sequence ATGTACGATCAGTTAGTGGATTATATTAAAAGCAGGATTACCGTTAGTGAGCAGGAACTGGAAGTTATACTATCTTACTTTAAGCCGGTGAAGCTAAAGAAGAACGAGTTATTGCTCACACACGGACAAACCAGCCAACGGACTTTTTTCGTTGGCACTGGTTGTTTGCGCATCTTTTTTATTACAGAAGAAGGTCAGGATGCCACCAGATATTTTGCCTTTGAAGGACAGTTTGCAACCGCACTGGTCAGCTTTATAACCAGCGAACCTTCTGAAGAATTTATGCAGGCGGTTGAAGATTCCGAAGTATTCTATATCACCCATAAAGACTTCTACCATCTGCTGGAGGTAATACCCCAGTGGGAGAAATTTTACAGGTCATATCTTGAAATCGCGTACGTCACCAATACCAGGAGGCTGATGTCGTTCCTTACATTGGACGCCAAAGAAAAATACCGCCTGTTACTGGAAGAAAATCCGAATATCGTAAGACGGCTTTCCAACAAAATGGTAGCCTCCTATCTCAATATCTCGCAGGAAACATTAAGCAGACTAAAATCTAAAATTTAA
- the hmpA gene encoding NO-inducible flavohemoprotein produces the protein MTTEQKQLVTATVPVLREHGILLTTHFYNRMFTHNPELKHVFNMGNQQNGKQQTALAMAVLAYAEHIDNPAVLMPVVDSIGHKHTSLDIRPEHYAIVGKHLLASISEILGDAATPKLLEAWAAAYQQLAAIMTGHEQSLYTKQINKNAGWTGWKPFIVKQKIKESSEIISFYLYPADGGDVAHFLPGQYISLRLFLPELNLLQPRQYSISCAPNGKYYRISVKREAGASHPDGLISNRLHDHIQEGDVVELSAPAGTFTLNENTSRPKVFISGGVGQTPLMAMLEELTGKQTDTPITWVHGCRNEAVHAFKDRLTQLADAYSNLNHHIFYDQPEIQTQYTGWVDLSKIKAAVLQADADYYICGPAPFIAKHYGFLVENGVDTASIHFEEFGPASLQLNN, from the coding sequence ATGACAACGGAACAAAAACAGCTCGTAACCGCCACCGTGCCAGTGCTCAGAGAGCATGGCATATTACTGACAACCCATTTCTATAACCGCATGTTTACCCATAATCCGGAGCTGAAACATGTATTCAACATGGGAAACCAGCAGAATGGAAAACAACAGACAGCCCTGGCAATGGCAGTGCTGGCCTATGCGGAGCACATTGATAATCCGGCTGTACTGATGCCGGTAGTAGACAGTATCGGGCATAAACATACCAGCCTCGATATCCGTCCGGAACACTATGCAATTGTCGGAAAACATTTGCTGGCCTCTATCTCCGAAATACTGGGTGATGCTGCCACACCGAAACTGCTGGAAGCATGGGCTGCAGCCTATCAGCAGCTGGCAGCCATCATGACTGGTCATGAGCAAAGTCTTTATACAAAACAGATAAACAAAAATGCAGGATGGACCGGCTGGAAACCTTTTATCGTAAAACAGAAAATAAAAGAATCGTCGGAAATCATCTCCTTCTACCTGTATCCTGCTGATGGTGGCGATGTAGCACACTTTCTGCCAGGTCAGTATATCAGTCTGCGCCTGTTCCTACCTGAACTGAACCTCCTGCAACCCCGCCAGTACAGCATATCCTGCGCTCCCAACGGTAAATACTACCGCATTTCAGTTAAAAGGGAAGCAGGTGCCAGTCATCCCGACGGACTGATCTCCAACCGCCTCCACGATCATATCCAGGAAGGAGACGTAGTAGAATTATCAGCACCTGCCGGCACCTTCACACTCAATGAAAATACATCCCGCCCTAAAGTATTCATCAGCGGCGGTGTGGGCCAGACACCTCTGATGGCTATGCTCGAAGAACTTACCGGCAAACAAACAGATACGCCTATCACCTGGGTACACGGATGCCGCAACGAAGCCGTACATGCCTTCAAAGACCGTCTGACACAACTCGCTGATGCCTATTCCAATCTTAACCATCATATTTTTTATGATCAGCCTGAAATACAGACCCAATACACCGGCTGGGTAGATCTCTCCAAAATTAAAGCAGCCGTATTACAGGCAGACGCCGACTATTACATCTGTGGACCCGCGCCGTTCATCGCCAAACACTACGGTTTCCTGGTAGAAAACGGCGTGGATACAGCTTCGATTCACTTTGAAGAATTCGGACCAGCTTCTCTGCAGTTAAACAACTAG